The genome window AACGCCGGTCCAGCCGATAAAGCCGTAGACAAAGACTGCAATCGCGATCACCGACGGCGCGATCATCAGCAGCGGCGCGATGCGGTCGATCGTCCAGGGCCGTCGTCTGGTCCGACGTGGCGCGACGACCACGTCGTGTGATTGAGCTTGCTGCATGTGCTACCCCCGTCCAGGGAGCGCGGGATGCGCGCCGACACGTCCTGGTGCGCGCGCATCCGGCACCCGCCAGCGCTATTGGCCCATCAGACTTGCAGCATCCGACAGCGCATCGACGAGCGTCTGCACGTCCTGGTCGGCGGCAAAGACGTTGATCGCATTCTCGTACTCGGTGACAAAGTCGGTCGGAGCCGCCGCGCCGTGCTCGATGCTGGGCGCGAGCTTATCCTTGGCGAAGGATTGGATCGAGTACTGCAAATACGCGTCGTACAGGCTCAGGTCGGCATCGGTGCGCGCCGGGATCGAGCCTTTCTTGGGATTGAAGGCGTCCTGCCCTTCCTTGGAGCCTGCCACCTTCAGCCAGGCGATAGCCGCGTCGCGGTTGGGCGCGTTCTTGGGCAGGCCGAAGCTGTCGCTGAGCCACATGAAGATGCCGTCGGTGCCGGGCGACGCTGCCCAGCCAAACTCGACGTTGGGCTGGCCGCCACGGCCCTTGAAGTAGCCCTCGGCCCAGTCGCCCATGATCGTCATCGCGGCCTTGCCGTCATAGACCAGCCCCGCCGCGTCCTGCCACTTGAGCGAGCCGCGATCGGCGTTGGCGTAGCTCAGCATGCGGCCAAACGTTTCGATCGCCTGTGCGGTGCGCTCATCGGCCCACATGGTATCGTCCTGGAACAGCTTGGCATAATCGTCCGCGCCGAAGCTTGCCAGCAGCACGCTCTCGAAGAGATGCGGCGTGGCGAACTTATCGCCGCCGCCGATCGCCAGCGGCGTGATATTCTTGGCCTTGAGCGCCTCGGCGACCGTGAAGAACTCGTCCATGGTCTTGGGCGGCGTCAACTGGTTGTCGTCGAAGATCTTTTTGTTGTACCAGAGCACGTTCGAGCGGTGGATGTTGACCGGAACCGAGTAGATCTCGCCCTGGTAGGTGATCTGATCGAGCAGCAGCTTGGGCATCACTTTGTCCCAGCCCTCGTCTTTGAAAAGCTGCGTGATCGGCTCCATCTTGCCCGCGACGACGTACGTGCCGACAAGCTCCTGCCCGGCGTGGACCTGGAAGCTGTCCGGCGGCTGGTTGCCCGCCATGCGCGTGGCAAGCACGGTCTTGGCGTTCGCGCCAGCGCCGCCGGTCACGGTCGCGTCCACGATCTCGATGCCGGGATTGCGCTGCTTGAAGATCTCGTACATCGCCAGCTTGCCCTCTTCCTCGCCCGGCCCGGTCCACCAGCTAAAGATCTCGACTTTACCTGCGCCACCGGCGGAGGTCGTCGCGGCAGGTGCAGCGCTGGCGGAGGCTGCGGGGCTTTCGGCAGGTGAGGGTGCGGCTGAGGCAGCCGGGCTTCCGGCGGGTGTGGTGGCGCTGGTGCCGGTTCCGGTGCTTGCCGGAGCGCCACACGCGCCCAGGATCAGGGCCGCCAGCATCAGCAGCGTCGATACCAGCGCCCACTTCTTTGTGCGGAACATAGGTTGCTACTCCTCCTGTAGATACAAACGACCATCAGCG of Herpetosiphonaceae bacterium contains these proteins:
- a CDS encoding extracellular solute-binding protein translates to MFRTKKWALVSTLLMLAALILGACGAPASTGTGTSATTPAGSPAASAAPSPAESPAASASAAPAATTSAGGAGKVEIFSWWTGPGEEEGKLAMYEIFKQRNPGIEIVDATVTGGAGANAKTVLATRMAGNQPPDSFQVHAGQELVGTYVVAGKMEPITQLFKDEGWDKVMPKLLLDQITYQGEIYSVPVNIHRSNVLWYNKKIFDDNQLTPPKTMDEFFTVAEALKAKNITPLAIGGGDKFATPHLFESVLLASFGADDYAKLFQDDTMWADERTAQAIETFGRMLSYANADRGSLKWQDAAGLVYDGKAAMTIMGDWAEGYFKGRGGQPNVEFGWAASPGTDGIFMWLSDSFGLPKNAPNRDAAIAWLKVAGSKEGQDAFNPKKGSIPARTDADLSLYDAYLQYSIQSFAKDKLAPSIEHGAAAPTDFVTEYENAINVFAADQDVQTLVDALSDAASLMGQ